In Mangrovivirga cuniculi, the following proteins share a genomic window:
- a CDS encoding IS1 family transposase, whose product MKCPRCLSTEKVKDGFVNDRQRYQCKSCGYHYSTRQKGKKPSYLKRLALFLHLEGMGYRPIEDLIDVSNVSIMNWMNKMTTQLKPLKSDRQRVKTINRESVREIINQEKDGKMLLINLKDNKSEIFYIK is encoded by the coding sequence ATGAAATGTCCAAGATGTTTGAGCACTGAAAAGGTAAAAGATGGGTTTGTTAACGACCGCCAAAGATATCAGTGCAAGTCATGCGGATACCACTACTCTACCAGGCAAAAAGGAAAAAAACCATCATATTTAAAGCGTTTAGCTTTATTTCTCCATCTCGAAGGGATGGGGTACCGCCCAATAGAAGATCTCATCGACGTATCTAATGTATCAATTATGAACTGGATGAATAAAATGACTACTCAGCTGAAGCCACTCAAAAGCGACAGACAAAGAGTCAAAACAATAAACAGAGAAAGCGTTCGGGAAATTATTAATCAAGAAAAAGACGGAAAAATGCTTTTAATCAATCTAAAAGACAATAAATCCGAAATTTTTTATATAAAATAA
- a CDS encoding MASE1 domain-containing protein translates to MLINNFKAYNFFKNANFQIVFLSLIYILAALMGIKTMMPDINVTPVWPATGIIFAFVLIMGYQSWPGVFIGSLISNFLLFNFFGYSFNYDSILAAIFISVGHTVEVLVGFVLVKFYIKTDKIFIKTIDTFKFLGVSMFMSTIGAFITVGAYQYFELISYQDYVFKFVTLWIGSMVSLLLFTPFILSWKTKTRWTLTKNHLFEFIAFLLSISILWILWQIDFLSMPIEKSFPLLSIPFLLWLAFRFNLQASMTGILILAQGTILYTVDDLGPFVANNHQNSLLLLQIYIAVVSAMTIIVSATVTERNEAQQKLIGFNENLEAKIQERTSELKEEISNRKKTEKELLTSNRDLIKANEELDNFVYSVSHDLRAPIASVLGLVNLAQLETDIKRVKIILEKIAKSAEQQDAFIKDILDLSRNARLEVENEIIDLSGMALDICQQLKYSGHNKPVEPEINIEKSSEFASDAKRLRVILNNLLSNAIRYSDDEKPTVVVDVKITKTSVRLRISDNGIGIEKDHMPKIFDMFYRATDKNSGSGLGLYIVKETLNKLNGQVFLDSTPGKGTDVEIILPNNISFLPPAKKKNPKKKTTKKSSPKVQKDQPENAKGINSAKKIEKPETKT, encoded by the coding sequence ATGCTTATAAATAATTTTAAGGCATACAATTTTTTTAAGAATGCCAATTTTCAGATAGTTTTTCTTTCCCTCATATATATCCTTGCGGCTTTAATGGGTATAAAAACGATGATGCCTGATATTAATGTCACTCCGGTATGGCCTGCAACAGGGATAATATTTGCTTTTGTATTGATAATGGGATATCAATCATGGCCAGGAGTATTTATCGGTTCATTAATATCAAACTTTCTTTTATTTAACTTTTTCGGCTATTCTTTTAATTATGACAGCATATTAGCTGCAATATTTATTTCTGTCGGTCATACTGTTGAAGTACTGGTTGGATTTGTTTTGGTCAAATTCTATATAAAAACCGATAAAATATTTATTAAGACCATCGATACATTTAAATTTTTAGGTGTAAGTATGTTCATGAGTACTATTGGAGCATTTATTACAGTTGGAGCCTATCAGTACTTTGAGCTTATTTCATACCAGGATTATGTATTTAAATTTGTCACCCTTTGGATTGGCTCAATGGTAAGTTTGCTTCTTTTTACTCCATTCATATTATCGTGGAAAACTAAAACAAGATGGACACTTACCAAAAATCACCTCTTTGAATTTATTGCTTTCTTATTAAGTATAAGCATTTTATGGATATTGTGGCAAATTGACTTCTTAAGTATGCCCATAGAAAAATCATTTCCATTATTATCCATACCATTTCTTCTATGGCTTGCATTTAGATTTAATTTACAGGCTTCCATGACAGGAATCCTGATACTTGCTCAGGGCACTATTTTATATACTGTAGATGATTTGGGTCCTTTTGTAGCTAATAATCATCAAAATTCACTTTTACTTCTTCAGATCTACATCGCAGTTGTTTCTGCTATGACCATTATTGTATCAGCTACTGTAACAGAGAGGAATGAGGCTCAACAAAAATTGATCGGTTTTAATGAAAACCTGGAAGCTAAAATTCAGGAACGAACCAGTGAGTTAAAAGAAGAGATATCAAACAGAAAGAAAACCGAAAAAGAATTACTTACAAGCAATAGAGATTTAATCAAAGCCAATGAAGAGCTTGACAACTTTGTTTATAGCGTCAGTCATGACCTCAGGGCTCCTATTGCCTCTGTACTTGGATTGGTAAACCTTGCCCAGCTTGAAACCGATATAAAAAGAGTAAAAATCATCCTTGAAAAAATAGCAAAGAGTGCCGAACAACAGGATGCATTTATAAAAGACATTCTTGATCTTTCGAGAAATGCAAGGCTGGAAGTAGAAAATGAAATAATAGATCTGTCAGGAATGGCTTTGGATATCTGTCAGCAACTGAAATATAGTGGTCACAATAAGCCGGTTGAACCTGAGATCAATATTGAAAAATCAAGTGAATTTGCTTCTGATGCCAAAAGACTAAGAGTTATCCTGAATAACTTACTATCTAATGCGATCAGGTACAGTGATGATGAAAAACCTACTGTAGTAGTTGATGTAAAGATCACTAAAACAAGTGTGCGTTTAAGGATCTCTGATAATGGAATTGGTATAGAAAAAGATCATATGCCAAAGATTTTTGACATGTTCTACAGGGCGACAGATAAAAACTCCGGTAGTGGTCTTGGTCTTTACATTGTTAAAGAAACCTTAAACAAATTAAATGGACAGGTATTCCTTGATTCAACGCCGGGTAAAGGAACAGATGTAGAAATTATACTTCCTAACAATATCAGCTTCCTCCCTCCTGCTAAGAAAAAGAATCCGAAGAAAAAAACAACAAAAAAATCTTCTCCAAAAGTGCAAAAAGACCAGCCAGAAAATGCTAAGGGAATAAATAGTGCTAAAAAAATTGAAAAACCAGAAACCAAGACTTAA
- a CDS encoding OmpA family protein: MAFFKYTFLAFAILLFSTCNLIANSDTSSSRSNVKERIFQINLEDPGLGINTKFHEVKPIISPDGQSLFFSRMFYPGNKGGITDEQDVYHSRMIDGKWSHPVNMGSPINTRGANGLISISPDGRHILLLNSYKGTSAPVSQSFKQKDGKWSQPEDIKIYSYYNNSIYADFHMAPNNRTLLMAIERNDSRGDQDLYVSFVLDNGQWSPPLHMGDIINSKGAEFSPYLSSDGKTLYFASTGHNGYGESDIYYTKRLDDTWTKWSAPVNMGPQVNSPGWEAYYSISNISDYAYFISGKSADSKTRNVYRLPSSQIDYTPETTVMIEGKVEGLNKESVTVRVKDSETGEELAQAYTSANSGKYTLMIPKVASIDISAKGDKIFGFNKRIDLSKVNIKTRIDLKAEPLSKGGNIRMNNLLFQRTTPILLKESYPDLKNIAYIMQRNPKIKIRVEGHTDNVGHDKAKLKLSFDRANMIKSHLINLGVKENRIETIGYGDEKPVAPNDTEDNKQRNRRVEIKILSF; the protein is encoded by the coding sequence ATGGCATTTTTTAAATACACATTTTTAGCATTTGCGATATTATTATTCTCTACTTGCAACCTGATCGCAAACTCCGACACCTCTTCATCGAGAAGTAACGTTAAAGAAAGAATATTTCAGATCAACCTGGAAGACCCCGGACTTGGCATAAACACAAAATTTCATGAAGTAAAACCAATCATTTCTCCTGACGGACAATCACTCTTTTTTTCAAGAATGTTTTACCCAGGTAATAAGGGAGGTATAACTGACGAGCAGGATGTCTATCACTCAAGAATGATAGACGGAAAATGGTCCCACCCGGTCAATATGGGCTCTCCTATTAATACACGGGGTGCTAATGGCCTTATTTCCATTTCACCTGATGGGCGTCACATACTACTTTTAAATAGTTATAAAGGAACTTCTGCGCCTGTTTCTCAGTCTTTTAAGCAAAAAGATGGTAAATGGTCTCAGCCAGAGGATATAAAAATTTACTCATATTACAACAATAGCATATATGCTGATTTTCATATGGCTCCTAACAATCGTACACTTTTAATGGCTATAGAAAGAAATGACAGCCGTGGCGATCAAGATCTTTATGTATCATTTGTATTGGATAATGGACAATGGTCACCTCCTTTACACATGGGGGATATTATTAATAGCAAAGGAGCTGAGTTTTCACCCTATCTATCATCTGATGGCAAAACGCTATATTTTGCGAGCACAGGCCATAATGGATATGGTGAAAGTGATATTTATTATACCAAAAGACTGGACGATACCTGGACAAAATGGTCTGCTCCTGTAAATATGGGGCCTCAGGTTAATTCTCCCGGCTGGGAAGCTTATTACTCAATATCGAACATTTCTGATTACGCTTATTTCATATCAGGCAAAAGCGCTGATTCAAAAACGAGAAATGTTTACAGACTTCCTTCCTCTCAAATAGATTACACACCTGAGACTACTGTTATGATTGAAGGGAAGGTAGAAGGCCTGAATAAAGAATCTGTAACTGTACGAGTTAAAGACTCTGAAACAGGTGAAGAATTAGCACAGGCTTACACTTCAGCAAATTCGGGTAAATACACCTTAATGATTCCTAAAGTTGCATCAATTGATATTTCTGCAAAAGGTGATAAAATATTTGGATTTAATAAACGAATAGATCTTTCTAAGGTGAATATAAAAACCAGGATTGACCTGAAAGCTGAGCCTTTATCAAAAGGTGGGAACATCAGAATGAACAATCTTCTATTTCAACGGACTACACCTATCCTCCTTAAAGAAAGCTATCCTGACTTAAAAAATATAGCATATATAATGCAGAGAAATCCTAAAATAAAAATAAGAGTAGAAGGACATACAGATAATGTTGGTCATGATAAAGCTAAATTAAAACTGAGCTTTGACCGTGCTAACATGATCAAAAGCCACCTTATCAATTTAGGAGTTAAAGAAAACAGAATTGAAACAATAGGATATGGTGATGAAAAACCTGTTGCTCCAAATGATACAGAAGATAACAAACAGCGAAACAGAAGGGTAGAAATTAAAATCCTATCATTCTGA